Part of the Bubalus bubalis isolate 160015118507 breed Murrah chromosome 9, NDDB_SH_1, whole genome shotgun sequence genome is shown below.
TTTTAAGGacaggattgaacctggctccTAAAGGGTATGACTGAATCAAGAAAGAGGCTAGAGTAGTGTTCTAGAACCTTAGTACAAATGCTTGGAGTGAGAGGCAGCAAAAACATGAAGGAAACTGAAGGtggtttgttctttttccaagactgttttggctatttgaggtcccTTGATACCCCACGTGAATTTTGGGATAGACTTTTTTCTACTTATAAAAAAGGCATTGGATTTTGATAGCCAttgaattgaatctgtagattgctttggatagttcTATAAGTTTTTGACAAATATTCTTTGTCAGTTTAAGTACATTTCCTTCAGTTTTCAGTTTGCTAAAAGATTTTAAACGTGTTGAATATTCTCAAGACCTTTATTATGCCTTTATTGAAATGAACAGCTTTTATCTTTAATCTTTTCATATGAAGTTTTATATTAGATTTTCTTACATTGGAATATTTTTGCATCCATAATTAATAAACCCCATTTAGTCACAAGTCACAGTAGATAGGACTtcgaatcaattcttcagcaagaTTGCACACTTCTGGTCTCATTTCATGCTTTTTGCCTTTTGAATTCTTCCCTGTtgaacttttttcattttcaatccaTTCCTCTGAGAACACTgatgaaatatttattggaaacaaTTCTTATCAACTCACCATGTTTTCTAGTAGAACCTCTATTTTGTTTCTTGAAACTTTTTCTTCAACACTCTTTTGATACTTTTGAGTCTCATTAAGTAACCACTTGACATCCCTTATTTGCAGTTTCTCtaaagatttttctgtttctttgtctttgacaACATTTGGTTTTACACAGTACATTATTTCCCACTCATGCTTCTTGCTTCGTATTAAGCTGTTTTATTGTTTCCCAGTCtcacttgcttttccttttctttttccaggtcTTTGTCTATAATCAGAATTTGGGGTCTTCTTTTAAGatttctaaaatgaattttaGTCTTGCTATCTGCCTAGCCAATATTAGTCCCAGCACTTGACTTGACAGAAGATTCAATTTCTCTCCACTAGTGTCAGCTTCTATTACTTCACCATCAGAATTCTCCCTGGTTTGCATTTCAATAATTTATACTCTGTTCCctttcttgttattttctttatactgatattatatatttcttgctttatttcttgATTGTCGAGCTAACTTCACTAATTTTAatactttgttttttgaaattctTCTGGTTGCCTATAAACTTAACCCTAAATATCTTTTAGAGGCATTccacaattttaaataaataatattttaatttttgagtttttatttccattgtgatttttaaaatccaatccTAGTTAGTGGTATAGATTTAAAtgctcattttgttttcttttaaagtatttgctttgtgatttttccagctgtacaattttaaataaaattttaagatacttaaagtgtacaacatgataaTTTGATATATATACAAACTGTGAAAGGATTCCTCCTACTGAGCTAATAATACATTCATCACTTCACATACttacctttgtgtgtgtgagagagagaattaAATTACACTTAGCAAATTTCTATTATACAATATAATGTTATCAACTATAGTCTCCACTCTATATATTGGGTCCTACAGCCTTATTCTTCTTACAATGCAAGGTCTGtacctttttattattaataactctCCCCTATCCCCCTACTACCCACTTTGTGATTTAAGCACATGttataaacatgtatattattggTACTTTGACATTTTCTCTGCCATCTTTTGTGCATGTGATGATTATGTATTAAATtgttgtagaaggaaatggcaacccactccagtgttcttgcctggagaatcccagggatgggggagcctggtgggctgccatctctggggtcgcacagagtcggacatgactgaagcgacttagcagcagcagcagcagattctccatattttcatataaaaatggtCGTTCTATATTTGTTGTGTATAAGATTGTATACAGATTTGTCCAATCAAGGTAAGTCCAAGACCAGAATTCCCACTTTAGTGTTAGCCTGGCTCACCACTTTCTGTCCCATCTTtggtccatttatttatttttatttttgccttattatgcttttgcttttttcattttatattttatgtatctcTTTAATTTATTGGAACAGAGTATTTTAAAGCATGGACTTATGATGCATTTCTTGTGAAGAGCTAATAAAGTggaatatatatttgatttttgttaGTTGTTTACATTACAGGCATAATATACAAGTCAGGAGGCTTCAAACTGTTTCTCACATTGCAGAGGAAATTTTCTGTCGTCCATTTTATTACTTCATTTTGTAACTTACTTAAACATTTGGTGTATTCTTAAGTGtgcataaaacatatataaataaaccaGTAAGCAAAGGGATAAGATATTCAACAATAGTTTAAATTTTCAGGTTACCTAAATTTCCATAATTTTATGTTAACACAACTTAAAATACTACTTTAGACAATCTTTACCTCTTcaaatattccaaaataaaacagcACCCCAACAGATGACATATACATTAAATTTAGGAGTAGATGAGATATTTATAATCTAAGGATATCTGAAAACAGAATCAGTCACATAAATATTTGTAGACCTAGTCAAACTCTATCATTGTCAGATAAGAGCATGGTAAAGAAAAAATTACTTGGCCAGAAGCAAGCAAGAAAACGTTAGAAGCCAAATCTCCTTGTTTCTGATGCAATGCTCTTTCCACAACTCTGTCCCAACCAACTACATTATGATTAATTACGATCtccttttcaatgaaaaaaaaaaacaattatactTGGATAGAAACACTTAATAATGATTTCCCATGATCTGTAAATATAAACACAAAGACAAACACAAAGATGGGAAATAGAGACTTTTTAGCAGTAAAGAGTGAAAGCAAGTAAAAACAGAAGTTATCTTTATCTAGATAAATTTACTACAAAAGATTTACCtgagaaaatgtttcctttttgtcTTCAAGTAAAGACTGGGGTACTgacaaaaaatcttttttctcacTGCTCTCCTGACTGATGAGCGTGTCGGCGTAGTTCGGCTGCGGGAAGATCACGTGACTCCCCCGAGAGTCCGCGGTGAGCGAGACCTCGTGCGAATAGGTCTGCAGGAAAGCCCGCACCCCGTCCACACCCAGAAAGTGAGAGGTGGGCAAGCCTGCCAATACACTTGCTGAAGTCTGCGCACGCAGTCTGTGCCAGCGTCGCAATCTGAGCACCAGCAACGCGATGACAAAGGCGAGGAAGACACAGGAGACCGCGGCCACAGCCACTACCAAGTGCAGCGTGAAGCTGGAGTTGTCCCGGTGGGAGGAAGTTTCAGTGCTGTCCAAGTCGGCCAGCACTTCTGGAATGCTGTCAGCAACAGCCACAGTGAACGTGATGGTGGCCGACAGAGGGGGCTGGCCGTGATCCTGGACCGCCACCACCAGGCTCTGCTTGAGCGCGTCTCTGTCTAGCAGGGCCCGCGCTGTGCGCACCTCGCCCGTGTGCAGCCCCACCGCGAAGAGTCCCGGCTCGCTGGCCTTGAGTAGGCGGTAAGATAGCCAGGCGTTCTGGCCAGAGTCTCTGTCCACTGCCACCACCTTGGTAACAAGGTAGCCTGGTTCTGCAGAGCGGGGTGCCAGCTCCATACCAGTGGAACCATCCGTCGGGAGTGCAGGATACAGGATTTCAGGTGTGTTGTCGTTCTGGTCCAGCACAAATATGCTCACAGATACGTTGCTGCTGAGTGGTGGGTCCCCGCTGTCACGAGCCATCAATCTCAACTGCAGGTCCTGGAACTGCTCATAGTCAAACGATCGCAAGGCATATAGGACTCCAGTGTCTGAGTTGACGGAGATATAGGAGGATAGAGGCACTCCTTGGATGGTGTCCTCCACCAGGGAATAAGTGACCTGTGCATTCTCATTACTGTCGGCATCATGGGCTGTCACGCAGAAAATGGAGGCACCTGTGGGGTTGTTTTCTAGAATGTAGGTGGAATAGAAGTCCTGGGGGAAAACAGGGGGGTTGTCGTTGATATCTGTCACTTGCAGTGAAATGTGTGTTTCGGTAGATAGAGTCGGAGTTCCCTGATCTGTGGCTGTTACTGTAATGTTGTACTGGGAGGTAAGTTCTCTATCCATTGTTTTTTCTGTCACCAAACGGTAATAATTATCATCTAACTTTTCTAATTTTAAGGGTAGTTTTCCAGAAATGGAACATGAAGTGTGACCATTGTCTCCGGAGTCCTGGTCATGCACACTGATAAGAGCAATTGTGGCCCCAGGAGGAAAGTTTTCTGGGACTGAAGTAGTGACAGAGGTGATGGTTACCTCTGGGGCATTATCATTTATGTCCAGAACTTTGACCAGCACCTTAGCTCTGGCCATGAGGCCTGCACCATCCTGAGCTTGAATTTCCATTGGATAAATTGTGTATTCTTCAAAATCCAGAGGTTCTTGACTTGTTATTTCTCCCGTGTAAGAATCCAAGTGAAATATTTGTGCCATTTTTTGGTCTATATTATGAAATGAATATGTTACTTCCCCATTGGCACCTTCATCTGGGTCTGTGGCTTTTACCATGAGCAGCCGAGTGCCCAGAGGCACGTTCTCGGGTACACTTGTGTGGTACACTGCTTGTGTAAACGCTGGAGGGTTGTCATTTACATCCACCACCTGAACTCGAATTCGGAGGGTTCCTGAACGGGCTGGGTTGCCCCCATCAAAAGCAGTGAGGAGGAAGTGATGGACAGCTTCTTCTTCCCTGTCTAGGGGACTCTGCAGCACCATCTCCGGCTGTTGAGACCCATCAGATCCCTGTTGAGCATCCAGGGAGAAATGAGGGTTGGAGCTGAGCTGATAGCTCTGGAGCGAATTCATACCCACATCAAGGTCTTGCCCAGAAGGCAGGGGGATCCTGGTACCTGGAGCagttatttcattgattttaaatTCCACTTCTTCTAACTGGAATTCGGGAGTGTTGTCATTAATATCAATTATTTCCACTTCAACAGGGAAAAGCTTCATTTTATCCTCTACTAAGACGTTAAAACTCACCAGACACCGCGCGCTCTGAGCGCAGAGCTCTTCCCGGTCTATCCTGCCCGCGGTGACCAAGCTGCCGCTTCGCGGGTTCAGAGCAAAGAGCTGCTTCCTACCTCTGGAGACGATTCGGACTCCGCGCTCCATCAGCTCCTGGGGTTGTAGCCCCAGATCCTTGGCGATGTTGCCCACAAAGAAAGCTTTGTCTGTCTCTTCTGACACCGAGtagcggatcttcccagcctgggcTTCCAACAACAGCCCCAGAAAAAGGTACAGTAGGACCAGCCTGCGGCAGCCGAGCACCTTCACTCGAATCGCCATTGCTCTCTTGCTTCGTATTCTCTCAGTCCAGCACCAAGAATATTATTTCCCTGTTCTCTGAGTCTAAACAGAATTTTCAGGAGAATTCAGAGCAGAAAGTGGTCCAGAAGTATGATCAGGGCAGCCTCAGAGAGACTTTTCAATCCGGCAGTGATGGTGGTTCAAGAAGTCCCCCTCCCGCCCTGGGTGTATGCGTGCTGCCTTCATCTTCCAGACTGGTGAACAGCGGcacccagagtcctaaccagttACTGCACTCCTAGATAATACTTgaactttctcttctccttcagctGATCTACGTTTCTTAGTTTATTGTCAAGAAACTCGCTAAGCATAATACATTAACACTATGAAAAGGAGAAACTACTATGTTCATTAATTAATTACATCTACTTATTGCTAAATTGTAACATACAGTAGAATCCAAGCTCTGTTGGATATTCCAGTAGTATTCCCAAACTACCTGGGAATTCCCAAGCATTCCCTGTTTGCTATTCGGGAAATAACACAAAGGAGACTTATCATCCCTCCACCTCTGGAGTGTATGTTGACCGCCTGGTCATTTCACAGGCCATAGAGAAGAGTAACTGCCCTTTGACtagaggatgaaaaaaaaaattaaaaggaaaaataaattttcagagTGTAAGCAAGACTTTAATACATCGGACTGTCCTACTTCCTGTATGTTGTGCTCTGAATATTTAGCAGAAATCTTGGGAGTTTTGAAGGACATATTTTTTACTCcatcctatttttcttttactgtagTATCTATGTATTATGTggatttaaaaatacctttaataTGGACTTTAAAAAGATCTTTAACTCAGCTGaaagtaatatattttgaataaaataacactgggctgggacttccctggcagtccagtgattaagactctgtaaaaaaaaaaaaaaaaagactctgtgcaagggacatggattcgatccctggtccaggcacTGAGAGTTGTGGccaaaaacccaaaccaaaccaaacaaaaaacactggGTTCTTGACATTTCATTGGAAAAATGTCACATGAATATCTAATTTAGACTTTAAGAGACACAAGAGGCAgtgatatttttcaaaactgaaaataaaaatgccacatctttatttttagatAGTCTATATTAGAATAACATGTATTTTCCTACATCCACACTTAATACATTCTCCAAAAGAAGTTGGTTTTCTAAAATAGCAAGATTTTAAAACTATACTGCCTTCCTTCTTTTACTCATTGCAAAATTAGTAAATGGTTACTAACTAAAATGTCTCAGACTTAGTGCCATTTATTTAAACTTACACAGAAGTTAGGAAAGAATGATCTCTGCATTCTAGAGGTTGACATTTTTCAGGAACAAATTGGGCTAGATATTGGCAGCCAACCCATGGACACCATGACTGAGAAGGGTCtggaaaatgatgaaagaaaggaaacaaaggccAGAATAGTTCTTGGGAGAGAGAATCTATGTTCTTATATAACCAAATCTACAATTTTCCACTTCTCAAAGACAAGTATAATGGAGACCAAGAGCAGAAACTTAAAGATGCTGTGAACTTCCTTCAATATTTCGAAGAGAGAACTCTTCAGCAGGAAACATAACTTCTCAGACCATACATTAATAGGCACAAAATTTTGCCCAAAGGAATTTTCTGGctaatgaaacaaagcaaaatatacatagaaactaGCAAGTGAATTTGTAGAGCTCCCCTCACCCCTAAAGATATTTATGAAGTAAACGTGTTAAAATTCACACGTATACATTTGAATCCAATGTAATATTTAAGGCTTCACTGATGGTACTACAGAAACTATCCAGTTAAAAGGTTTCCGAGTTAATTTGAAGAAATTAAGATTGCAAGATATGAAGCCAAGCCATAAATTGACAGTAGGAATAGGGCAAATCTCTCCTGCTAAAGTGGGAGCAACTCCAAATCCAGGCTTGGACCAGGCTGAAAGCAGGGCTGGAAGAGCAGTGCAGGCACTGGGCTATGGCCAGAGTCACTGTAGGAAGAAGAGCATGGAGATCAAGGCCAAAAGGCCATAACCAGGTAAAACTGCAGCTCTGGTAGGAGGTGCCGAGTGGTCACGGAAGTCTGTCCATAGCTCCTGCAAAGACCAGTGGCAGTGTGACGAATATTGTCATTGAACACAGTGACCAGCAAGTCCCCAAGAGCAACATCCCTGTCATCCATAGTGCCATAGTGGGCATCTGACTCTTGGGCATCCTCAGGTTGAAGAGTCGGATCAGGTGGTCTGAAGCACCTGACAGGACAGGCAGGTGGTGTTCCCAGTCAGTGTCCATCTTGGCGACCAGGTAGTAGGGCTGCACAGTAAGCAGTGCCCCACTGAAGAGGGACACAACTTCCAGGTGCAACTCCTGGCATAGCGAGTGTTCTCTAAGTTTTGGCAGTGGTAGTCCACTATTACAGGCTGACTCATGATGTCACTGAGCCCTGGTCGAGGGGCATAGTGTCAGCTCAAAGGTAGGCTGCATTGAACACCATTGTGCTCTACACTCGCTGACATGTCAGACAACAGCACCAGGTCACTGGTCAGGAAAAACAGGATGTACTTAGAGCACCAAATTTGAGTTGGAAGCACTAAAGTGTGCAATGGATGGGGCGCTGGGTGAGTGCTCACAGTCTCCTGGACCATACAGTAGACCTGTTGGAAAACTAGAGCGTTTTTGCTGATGTGGGTTATATTCAGGCTGATGCTTGTGTGGGAGGAGAGGGACAGCTTGTTCTTGTCAGTTACCTCATAATTCCAAGTCAGCCCCCAGTTTAGAACTTCATCTGCCAGTGGTTTACAAAGAATTACTAATTCTCACTGGTGAATTGTTTGGCTCTCTGTTTATTACTCTCTCTATCTTTCACTGCTGTTTTCAAGCAAGTCTCTGAGTCCTGTTGTTTTGATTACACCAACTATAGTTCTTATCTCTAATAGGACTAAACATCCAGCTGAAAGTCACCTGCTCTGCATTATAGTTCTCAACCCCATTTCAACCAGGATTGTGAAAAAGGCCCTTAACTGTCCCCAGTCTTCTCTTCTATGCTGTGATGTAACTGTCATTCTTCAAAATCAAAGACAGTGCCGTCATTATGGAATATATTCTGTATGCCTGGTGAGACTGTGAAAAGTGGAGGAGAACTCTACCTTAAGGGTGTCATCTAGGTCTGCAGGGATCACCTGAAGAACGCAGACAAGGAGGTTCTCTGGCAGACAGACTGCTGTACTCTTGTAGCTCAGTATGGGAGGACTGGCTTTGGCATCCAAGACCTGCATCTTCCCCTGAATCTCCTCTTAACCACTAAGTGATGACAGCTCTGCTACACTGGTCCAGATTTTCCCAATAAATAACCAGAGAATTTACTGCCCCAGTGTTCTCTTTTACTTTTGGCAGTAAGAGAGCTGTCTAACTGAAACTAATCTGATAAACTTGTAGAGAATTATTTGCGGCATCCATATCTACTGCAGTTTGGAAGTAAACTTTGCTCCTATTAAGATATTTTCCAGAATTTGCAATACAAATGGCTGTGCTCAAAGCCATATGTTATTTATATCTAGGGTAAattgttgttggttagttgctaagtcgtgtcttactcttttgcaaccccatggactatcgcccaccaggctcctctgtccatggtatttcccaggcaagaatactggagtgtgttgccatttccttctccaggggatcgtttcaacccagggatcgaactgagcctcctgcattggcaagcagattgtttaccattgagccaccacggaagccctacTTTAATAGAAAtagtttacataaaatatataaatatataaatataaatataaaatatttatataactaCTTTTATTATGTAAAAGAATTTCCAGTGAAGGTTTCAGAATTCAAGGGTCCTAGGGACTCCCTTTGGCCTATTGGCTACATCTATCCTGTCATTCTTTTGCTCCTCCCTGCTCCTTGCTCAGCACTCACCCATGGTTCTGGTCACCGAGAAGTAGATCTTTGGCGCGAATCCCCACTTTTAAATCCTTGGCTACGTCTCCCGGAAGGAATCTCACAGTGCCTCTTCTGCGCAGTTCACTAAGTTGAACAAAGACATCGGGAAAGAAAGAGCGCTTCCTTCGCTCCAGCGTCTTCCCTGTAAGGAgacttccatctcttcttgatgcTGCTTTGTAGGTCTGAATACACCTCACTACAGCTGCTCCTCGGATTACCAAAGTGCGCTGGAAAGAAAAGGCAGCGGCTCTTTCTCACCTTCTAGACCCAGATATCTGGAGCAGATTGCGGGAGAGATGGTGTGCAGTCTGCTCCTGGTGCATTTCTCAAAAGTCTGCGGACATTGCTGCGTCAGAATCGCTAGTGGATCCCTTTGTTTCACTCCAGCCACGGATTGGCCGACAGCGGCACCCAGAGGTCCAGTAGGATATCTACCGATTGTTATTTCTGAAAGTCCTCCTTTATTTCcgggatttattttaaaataccagttGGTTCAGTATAAAGGCTACCGGTCACTATTTCTTTTTGACAAAGTATCAATAAAATGGTCTTtctacaaaatttaaaacaaatgtttaaatttattaaaattcacaTCAGCTTAAAATTCTTACACAATTTCCCTCTTGACATTTTCTTTTGAAGAATACTActgaagtttctttttcttaaacattttttactCAAGAAATTATCCATTGTAAAAACAATTTTAcattagaaaaggaaattctcactgtatattctataatataaaagaaatcaccactataaaaagtagaaaataccaacaaaaaatttaaagtatcagTAATTGCATTATTCAATTATGattttacataaaacaaaatttaccaacataaccattttaagtgtacagtttagtaatattaagtacattcatagtGTCATGCAACTATCACAATTATCTATCTCTGGAATTCTTTTTTATCTCATAAAACTGAAACCGTCTACCAATTAAATGGTAATtcctcattctcctctttctccagCCCTTGGCAACATCATTCTACTTgctgtctctatgattttgactattctaaataactcatataagtggaatcatacagtatttgtcttttttttcacttgcttATTTTAcatagcataatatcctcaaagtTAATCCATGTTGCAGTAttatatcagaatttccttcctttttaaaaagagtatgaggttcctaaaaaattaaaaacagaactaccacatgatgcagaaattccatttctgggtatgtttctgaaaataacaataacaacaacaacaacactaatTTGGAAAGATTAAGCACcgctatgttcactgcagcaccattcacaacagccaagatatggaagcaacctaattgtccaacaataaatgaatggataaataagatgtggtgtacatgtatgtacatatggcATATGTATACTGccataaataagaacaaaatcttgggcttccctggtggtccagtggttaagaatcatcTTGTAGTGCAAGGGACACCGTTCCATctctggtcccagaagatcccacatgctctgcagcaactaagcccatgtgccacaactactgaagcccttgaaCATGCTCTACAATAAAAGAAGCCAGGgaaatgagaagcttgtgcactgcaacaaagTTTTGCtcccaaaactagagaaagcccaagtgcagcaatgaagagtcaccacaggtaaaaaataaataaataaataaatctttttaaaaaatcttgccatttgctacaacatgaatggacaTAGAGGAtataatgctaagtgaagtaaggcaAACAGAAGAAGACACAtcccatatgatttcacttatatgtggaaccgaaaaaagaaaaacataaaacaaacagatgcatagatacaaagaacaatcAGGTGGCTGTCACAAGGGTGTGGGGATGAGTAAAATAGGTGAGGaatattaagaggtacaaacttccagttacaaaataaatgagttacaAGGATGAAATCGATAGCATGGGGAATACAGTATAGTCAATAAAAtcataataactttgtatggtgacagatggcaACTAGACTTACAGTGGTCGTGATTATTTTGTAATGTACAAAAATACTGAAtgactatgttgtacacctggaactaatatagtgttgtaggtcagagggcagacacactgaaactatatTCACAGataactagtcaatctgatcacacggaccacagccttgtctaactcaatgaaattaagccatgccgtgtggggccacccaagacggtgggtcacggtggagaggtctggcagaatgtgatccactggagaagggaatggcaaaccacttcagtattcgtgccttgagaaccccatgaacagtacgaaaaggcaaaatgatagaatactgaaagaggaactccccaggtcagtaggtgcccaatatgctactgaagatcagtggagaaataactccagaaagaatgaagggatggagccaaagcaaaaacaatacccagttgtggatgtgactggtgatagaagcaaggtccgatgctgtaaagagcaatattgcataggaacctggaatgttaggtccatgaatcaagacaaattggaagtggtcaaacaggagatggcaagagtgaacatcgacattctaggaatcagcgaactaaaatggactggaatgggtgaatttaactcagatgaccattatatctacaactgtgggcaggaatcccttagaagaaatggagtagccatcatggtcaacaaaagagtctgaaatgcagtacctggatgcaatctcaaaaatgacagaatgatctctgttcgttttcaaggcaaaccattcaatatcatagcaatccaagcctatgcaccaaccagtaacactgaagaagctgaagttgaacagttctatgaggacctacaagaccttttagaactaacacccccaaaagacgtccttttcattatagggggctggaatgcaaaagtaggaagtcaagaaacacctggagtaacaggcaaagttggccttggaatacggaatgaagcagggcagaggctaatagagttttgccaagagaatacactggtcatagcaaacaccctcttccaacaaggcaggaaagactctacacatggacatcatcagatggtcaacactgaaatcagattatattctttgcagccaaagatggagaagctgtatacagtcagcaaaaacaagaccgggagctgactgtggctcagatcatgaactccttattgcccaattcagacttaaattgaagaaagtaggaaaaccactagaccattcaggtatgacctaaatcaaatcccttatgattatacagtggaagtgagaaatagatttaagggactagatctgatagagtgcctgatgaactatggatggaggtttgtgacattgtataggagacagggatcaagaccatcccacggaaaagaaatgcaaaaaagcaaaatggctgtctggggaggccttacaaatagctgtgaaaagaagagaagtgaaaagcaaaggagaaaaggaaagatataagcatctgaatgcagagttccaaagaatagcaaggagagataagaaagccttcctcagtgatcagtgcaaagaaatagaggaaaacaacagaatgggaaagactagagatctcttcaagaaaattagagataccaaggtaatgtttcatgcaaagatgggttcgataaagggcagaaatggtatggacctaacagaagcagaagatattaagaagagatggcaagaatgcacagaagaactgtacaaaaaagatcttcatgaccaagataatcacgatggtgtgatcactcacctagagccagacatcctggaatgtgaagtcaagtgggccttagaaagcatctctacaaacaaagctagtggaggtgatggaattccagttgagctattccaaatcctgaaagatgatgctgtgaaagtgctgcactcaatatgccagcaaatttggaaaactcagcagtggccacaggactggaaaaggtcagtatttattccaatcccaaagaaaggcaatgccaaagaatgctcaagctaccgcacaattgccctcatctcacatgctagtaaagtaatgctcaaaattctccaagccaggct
Proteins encoded:
- the LOC112587044 gene encoding protocadherin gamma-A1-like — encoded protein: MAIRVKVLGCRRLVLLYLFLGLLLEAQAGKIRYSVSEETDKAFFVGNIAKDLGLQPQELMERGVRIVSRGRKQLFALNPRSGSLVTAGRIDREELCAQSARCLVSFNVLVEDKMKLFPVEVEIIDINDNTPEFQLEEVEFKINEITAPGTRIPLPSGQDLDVGMNSLQSYQLSSNPHFSLDAQQGSDGSQQPEMVLQSPLDREEEAVHHFLLTAFDGGNPARSGTLRIRVQVVDVNDNPPAFTQAVYHTSVPENVPLGTRLLMVKATDPDEGANGEVTYSFHNIDQKMAQIFHLDSYTGEITSQEPLDFEEYTIYPMEIQAQDGAGLMARAKVLVKVLDINDNAPEVTITSVTTSVPENFPPGATIALISVHDQDSGDNGHTSCSISGKLPLKLEKLDDNYYRLVTEKTMDRELTSQYNITVTATDQGTPTLSTETHISLQVTDINDNPPVFPQDFYSTYILENNPTGASIFCVTAHDADSNENAQVTYSLVEDTIQGVPLSSYISVNSDTGVLYALRSFDYEQFQDLQLRLMARDSGDPPLSSNVSVSIFVLDQNDNTPEILYPALPTDGSTGMELAPRSAEPGYLVTKVVAVDRDSGQNAWLSYRLLKASEPGLFAVGLHTGEVRTARALLDRDALKQSLVVAVQDHGQPPLSATITFTVAVADSIPEVLADLDSTETSSHRDNSSFTLHLVVAVAAVSCVFLAFVIALLVLRLRRWHRLRAQTSASVLAGLPTSHFLGVDGVRAFLQTYSHEVSLTADSRGSHVIFPQPNYADTLISQESSEKKDFLSVPQSLLEDKKETFSQVNLL